In Enoplosus armatus isolate fEnoArm2 chromosome 16, fEnoArm2.hap1, whole genome shotgun sequence, the genomic window gagagaggaaTCTATCTTCTAATCCAACTTCctgcaaaaaaagcaaataagcgcatttcccaaaatgttggactaTTCCTTTCAGCTGTATTGACACTAATTAACCTACAAAAACTATTTAGTCACACAATGAAATGCCTAACATGTGATTCAGCTATTGACACCCACAGCCTTGTACTTTCTCAACTTTAAACATGTGGTTCATGTGGTTAAATCACCTTTGATTGTTTTGCACTTCACACTGTCAATCAATTAACGTATTAATATCTCTGTGAAATGAGGATTGGGACAACTTACTGACAaatcaaaaaatacaaaaagaaaagagggaattacattttaactgatataaacaaaatcaaaaagtaCAATACACCTCAAGGATAGCAaacacaaggtgtgtgtgttttgtgtgtgtatgggtaTGCACTTTGTGTCATCCGtctctgtattttctgtcaaacCAGGACGTTGGCCACAAACAGAGCGGTGACGATGGCGAAGGCCAGGCTCAGCCCGGAGTGGCCGGGCAGGCCGGGTGCAGCGTTACACAGGTCGGTCTCGCAGCACGTCTTCGTCATGGTGTAGAGGGTGGTGGAGTTGGCGTCGGTGGCGGGGAAGTTCACTTCTTTGGTCTGGTTGCACTCGGACACTTTTAGACAGCCCTTCCTCTTGATATCCACGAAGCCGACTGTGGAgccacagcaaaacacacacaatcactctCAGTGTTTATTGTTCATTGTGTTTGACTGAAATGGTTGGTTGGAGTTGCAGAGTGAGAGGTATGCACTCATACACTGCACGTTGTTAGATGAAGACCTTGTTACGCAAGTTGTGGCGATTTCTAGATATTTCTTACTAGACAGCTTTGTGCAACAGATGAAAGTTGACGTCTATCTGAAGTCTGAACCTGACTGTGGCTTAGATCAAACTAACAGTCAATCTTTGTGCACTCCAAAAACAAGAATTGGATCATTTGCACCCCTGATTAAACAATAAATGCTCAACATGTGGGAGGCCTCATCACATCTGACTGACTACCAATTCAGGTAGCCAttgtttccatttatttctataagatttaaaaaaaaaaaaaaaaaaaaaaatcagaagcAGCCTCCCATCATTGACGAGTTAATTCAGAATTTATGTTCACTATGATGGATTTCTCAACTCAAGCTCATCCTGTatagaaatgaaaggaaactgaTGGCTGGTTGGAACGACAACAGGACAAACATGTTTAAGAAAACTAAAACTCTCAAACCAGTTGGCAAAATGGTTAGTTTGATGTaaaagaatgtgtgtttgtggtaaatTCACAAACCATGCACATCATTTAGGAaaaaaattgttgttttaagtCAAGTTATTTTAAGTTGACAATTTGCTGAGTGTTTGACATCTTCATAGAATTTACTGTACACGAGCCTCCTAAATCCTAAAATCCATTTTGTGACTAGACTGTCAAGATATtatgagtgtttttatgtgcttAGCTATATAAACTGTCAGGCTGAGATTGGAAGAATGATTGAACGCCGACAAGTTAAAAAGATTAAACCAGTCTGCGGATACTTGAGTTTATCTACAGTGAGTGAAGACAGACATTTACGATAATTATCACCATTTCAAAAACACTTGAATATCTCAGAATGGTAAGAGGCACGTCTGAGATCTGCAACACctgatataaaacataaaaggcaCAACGATTTATCTACGTTTTGCTAACATTTTCAGTGGCTTATTCATTTACTTTTAGGTAGCCATTTCAACAGTTTGGCCATAATTAATCTAATAATCTCAACTATTGAGCCATTACTTTTAGAGAACCATTTCAACCTCTCTGCTAACTTGCCAACTAGTTTTAACACACTCTGTCTTACAACTGTCTTAGGTTGATAGTATGTATGCCCTGGAGGTAAAAATACCTCAGTTTGGGAGCCATTGGtttaaatgacaacatttctttcagttgaTCGACCAATTGAATAATCATATAAACATTTCAGCATAATAAAAATCCTTGTCTCAACCTTCTGATGAAAAGTGCCAAGCTATTCTTTACTGTGGTTGCAGAGTATTTCCAGAATGCGACTGGTGGAGTGATCGTTGATGACAACCTTTTAGGAGAATGTCGTCGTGTGAGATTTTTCAGCTTCTGAGCTCCTTACCTGCTTTCCCGACACCACTGAAACATTGTTCTCCGCTATCACATGTGGTTTTAGTGGTTATGCAGAGGTCCCCAATGCCAAGGCTGCATTTGTAGCACTGCAGAGCTTGACCTGGTATCaacaggggaggagggagacaaggaaagagggagaagaataGTAGAATTAGCTTAAATAGGTTTGCAACAGGCTATAATTTGGATATGGGCTGATAAATGCAtcttttcatgtttgtctgaAATTAAGGCCTTTGCTGACAACTGAGACCATTTCAGTGTTTACCATCCACTCAGATGATGcagtgtgacatttaaaaaaggtctTACATGGTTGACTATGAGataaacacaaagtcaatgATCATGGACAACACTAAtaggtgacctttgacctgtagCACAGAGGAGGTTTAGTGGTTTAGTAAGGTCATTCCAGTTCTTCTCGTAGCATCTGGATGTTGTCTTTTCTGATTCAGTCTTAACTCAAACACTTTTATGCTTTGCATTACTATAATATTTACTTACTTATAATAATGTTGtgtactttatttactttatattgTAATTCTACTACTGCCACTTCTACTCTACATCTGTTCAATGTCTTGCTAGGGATCCCTCCTAAGTTTCTCTTCCTGAAGTTTCTCCAATATTTCCACCCAATTGTTCCTAGTCCCAACCTTGTGATGAAAATGCTTCAAATGATCAGAAGAGTTTTTCCTTTATCCAAATTGAGATTTTGagctttataaaaaaaaccctgagcCATTTAACCAGTTTCCAGCTGCAATTAGTttccagacagaaaaaaacGACTGCAGAGTATAGATAATAGTACCCTGTGTAGAACCTATAAATTCAAACCATTAGTTTGCAAGATAGGAACTCTGAAGCCGTTTCGTAGTTGACGCATGTTGACAAAAGCTTAACAGACAACAGGTCTAAAAAGGTGGTCGTCAACTCAGGATGTTCGTCAGCTCAGGAGTTTCCCCCCCAACACAGCTCAGAGCGTGAGCTCGCATGCACAATGCACTGCACGCAACATGGACAAATACAGAGCAGCATGTTGTGATACATGTCAGGCACatcaggaaataaaaagaaggtGAGCGGGAAGTGAAattacatacaaaaaaaaaatcacacaccTGCAATATCCGACAAGCTATGTCCTTTATTGCTCTGGAATTGGCACCGCAAAGATACATCTGGGTATTTATGTAGACATATAATTCCCTACAGTTTAAAAGATTGTGAAACTGCATGAAAATAACTGGACTGGAGGAAGATCTAGTGAATACATggatcaaaatgtaaataaaaccagCCCAGTGGGTGATGTGGCTTGAGAGGCTGATACTGGAAATGCTAAGTAAgcaacattataacattataattAGTGCTCAGCAGACATCTGCCTCAAGTCAGCTGAGGTGACAGGAAAAGAGTATCTACTAAATCAATTTCTCTTTAAAACACTGGAGGAACTGAAGCACATGTAATCTGAACCAGTAAACTTTATTTGTTACTGTAACTCTGATTAAGTATTAAAAGCTACCTGCCACTTGTTTACAAGCCCTCTATCATGAAGTAGGCTGGCCTTGACACACTCCAAAAAGTTAATCAGGCTACAGAAGCCGCTCTGCCAGTTTTCTTTAGAACAAGTTTTACAGACGTGACTGTTACTTAAggtcatataaaaaaaacaaacaaatgatccCTGGGAGTGGAAACAGTCTGTACATAGATGGGAAAACATCTGTTTCTATAGATTTAAGACAACCTACTCAATGCTGTCTGATGCCAGGGTGACGCACCAAGCCCAAAAAGCCATTGTGAGGCAGAAACTTCAAAGTGTGCGAGTCAGAGCTCACACACTGAGCTCTTGTGAAACTACTGTTAGAAACCGGTTTCTCCAGTGTAAACGTCGGGCCTCGTGACTGGAGTTGTGATGGAAAGTACACACTGAAGTCatcatatatttaaaaaaaaaaaaaaatctagttagtttaaactattaaaaaagaGCTAGTAGAGCCTCTgtgatttttgttgtgtttgacgTTGCGGTGTGTAAATGTGCCTTTAACATgggctgtttcctctgtgtgaaGTTAATACTTTGTGATCATTTTAAAGGGAAGCCCCACTCGAAAATAAAATTCAAGGGGTGATTACCGGGAAATGAGGGGGATTATTTCCAGGataggaaataagaaaaaaacaaaacaaaactgaattctGCTTGACAAAATTATCTTAATTTCTCTgatttttcttgtgaaatgctGCACAGTTTTACATCTTCAggtcacaacaacaaaatgtttggcAACCATTGGTTTAACTTCTTCAGGCCAAgtcactttcctctcctccagttctgattcttctctttcccttttaacttacatatttattttctatgatAATATGAGGAGACAGCAAGTGAAGAATTTCATTGCTCCAGTCCAGTCCGGTtctgttaaaaggaagtttttcctgtTGCGTCTCTgaaaatattataaagagtcggtctagacctgctctatatgtaaagtgccATGAGATaacctttgttgtgatttggcgctatgtaaataaaactgaattgaatagAGCAACTTATTCTACTTCTTCTTGctatgaattcaactttttatttgtaagaaGAACAATGCTATATCTtaatttagggctgcaactaacagctATTTTCTTACTCAGATattctgccaattattttctcgattaatttaataattgctttgtttgaaacagtttgaaaaatgctagtcacaatttcccagagcccgtggtgacaaattgctttttttgcaAACCAACAGCTCATACCAAAAAAAACTACACTGtaatacaaaaacagagaaaccaCTAAATGTTTAGCATTTATGCCTAAAAAGGTGAGTCAAactattaatttattaatatgCTCATGTCATTATCACACTACATTTACAAAAACTAACCTGTAAAGcaattactcaagtaaaagaacGGCTGATTCAATATTTAACTTCAGTATTTGACAGAGAGAGCGGATGTTTTTTTCTAGAGTTACTGCTGTATTGTTGAGATGTTTGTTGAGCTGACTCATCAACCCATCACCATTTTTTCCGGGTGAGTAGCTCTTCCATTTTAggtgtgcattgcattgtgggacaatcCTGTCCATCATGTCACACTCAAAAATCACATGCACtgatatctttatttatatcaGTCATTTTTTCCCATATGAACATGTTAGTAAAtgttacagaaatgaaaaaaaacaacgacCAAAACTCCCTTAAATTCCACCACAAACTTGAGGATTTGACTTGTAaagcattcaaaacaaataaaaatatgccAGACATGTATACACattgcaaaacaaaaccagtATAATGCCGTGGGACAGCCCAATTTCAGTCACAATCTGGTGAGGTAATCCCAGTGCTTTACTTCAGAGataaaaaacacacccacaccttTGTACCCAAACAGCCCCACACCCTGTCACGCGGGTTTCGGTTACACCCGAGTTCAAGTAGATCTGACAATATAGAGACTTGACAATCCTTGTGTCCTCTCTTAATGCTCCTACTGATATATAATCTCATACCAGACAATTAAAAACATTCTGTTGTAAGATAAACAGGTTTCCTCTGTCACGGAAACACAAAACGTCTGTTCATCTGACAACAAACCTtcataaatgtcaaaaaaaaacaaacaacctaCATATATCTGACTCGCTTGCTTTTACAACCCTGCGTACTAAATAGCAATACAGCAGAATGCACGTAATTCTTAAGGCAAAATCACTGAAAGTTAAAGTGTCATGTGACCTCTGTGCTGCCACACCTAGCAACACGCCAGCGCTCTGCAATGCAGACTGACGTGTTGCTGTCTGAAAATCCAGTCCGACCTGATCCTCCGAGCTATGGAGTGATTTCATCCATAAaaaccacacaacacacacatttacgcGAACAAATCTGTGTTACCCAAGACTTCTGTCAGCATCGAACATTGATTTGCCACAGTGGGGAGAGTCTGAGGCAGTCTGCGGGTGAAGCCGCATGGGAACAGTAAAGCTTAATGATGTTCAATTACAGCAGACTGTTTGTTCACTGCAGCAGAAGTGTCTCAACGTATAATTGGTTATGTCTTCACCTTTGCTTGATTGCTACAGATTCTCTACACAACAGCACATTTGGCTCTGGATAGAAAATGTTAAAGTATGCATCTGTACAGAAACAGTTGCAGTTAATCACTTTTGACAACAAAGCACGATAGGCAGAGGAGACTGGCGTTTGAGACGTAACGCAACATATTTGCAGGATTAAATTCCTTCTTTCTTGCACTCCTCCTCGTCTGAGTTCAAGTACACTGAGGCATGAAAGTATGAAGAAGGTTTCGCTTATTATGGAAACTCACGGGGCACTTCTACGTCACTTCCACTCACACCTCCATCAACACCCTCGTTACAGGTGCATGAGAAAAGGACACACCTCAGCAAAAGCAGCCACTGCCCTTCAATGAGGACGACTCACCAGAAGTCCTGagtgctgaaaaaaaatgtcttaaaccAGATGTCACAGTAACTATCAAGGGGTTGGACATGTACtaagatcatttacttaagttaaagtagcaatacaacagtgtagaaatactttcTTACAGGTAGAAGTACTGATTTCAGTTGACTTAAAGAAGTACTATCAGCGAGGTGTACTCAAAGAATCCAAAGTGCAGTCATTATTCCTCCTTTATGTCGCCGACATGTAGTTGAAGTAGacgcagaagaagaaaatactcaagtaaagtacagtatAGTATTAGCTAAAAATATACAGCcttaaatatgtaaaacaaattaAGAGATGGTGCAGATCAACCATTTTAGATTAATGACACTAGCTAAGGTACAAGAGCAATATTCTTTAATAGAGTGACTTTTTAGGATGATATTTGAATACTACAGCAAGTTTTTCTGCCTCAAATTTAGCAAAAGACATAGAAATTCAACCTTTACCATCCAGTTTGATAGCAAGGGACCTGTTTGAACTCTGGGGTGTGGCACATTACACATACTAATCACCCTAAATGTGCAGTGTCAGCCTTATACTGCCCTCTACTGCTCTGTCACTAAAACTACACATCATGGAGCATCAGCCCTTCAGGTTCCACGCAAGAACATGTTGAGGAAccccaaaacacagagggaaagagtggaaaacaacagcagctttgtttAAAATCCTGTTAAATCTAATGCCAAGGAACAAGGAAGGAATAACAGCTCTGACGCAGTCGACAGTGTATTTGAATCTTTCCTGTAATCAGTGCTTTGGGAGGCGTATGTACCCAAGATTTCCACCTGAGGGCATCCTTGTCATGAAAAGATCTTAAAATGGTTTGTTTCTAGTTAAAACAAGTCAACATTTCATCATTATCTCAGCATTATCTCAGCAAGAGCAAATCCATGCGTGACCAACAGAAGCAGCTGAAAAGCAGTAAAGGGTGGCTGAATCCTCCCATGAGCggtaaaaatcacatttttcgGTCCAGTTCACCAACGAAAGCTCAGTTTTAGAAAGCTTTGTATTATGCCGACTGCCTCAGCTCACTGTGGGGAACAACTGGGAAGACAAACAGTGAATAACACAAGCTGAAATTAAACTCACAATGTGAGTCATGTGCTACAATACCAAACCCACTGTGCACGGAAAGTTGAAATGAGACGAATATGCAAACAAGTTTATGAAAAGTAATTCAAAAGGTAAATATGCAAGGACTGTCGTCAAACTTTGTTGCCTCTGAAAAGGAATAATTATCACCCTCACAGTACAACCTCACAAAAGGTGAAGCTAAATACACCTGGGTGGGTCTGTGTGTAAATATTCTTCGTTTGCATTTGGATATATATGTTGATGAAAGATTATAGCTCACAATGCCGACAACCTTGAAAGATGGGAGTAGCCAGACTGACGGGAGGAGTAGTTCATGTTTGGCAGAAGGATCATTTTTGCGCCCTTCTGAATTCAGAGTAATAAAACGTAAACATGTATTCAAGAAAGCAAAACTTTGCATTTGTATTAAAGGACAAAAGTTGAATCCAAATCCAAACAGTTGACTTGTTCAAAAAGCAAAGAAGTaaactcaaactaaaaaagGAGATAAGAACATTTGTGACCGTCTATTTGGGTGGCTGGCCTTCAGAAAACGTTAACTTTGGTGTCAATTTCGgattttaaagtgaaatatctTTGTGATGGAAAGAATAACTTTCTCCTTAAGACtaaaaatatggaaatgttgGACCTCTTCTACACATGTACGTCCATTTGTTTTGTACACTTTTGGTTCTACTtactgagttttgttttgtatttttatactaTAATTAAACTTAATTTCTTTGTAATTTCTCTTTCAGTTGTTTAAACAAGCATGGACAGCCAAGACTTCAATGTTTTCAAGTATCTcaaaatcaaatatcaaaatgcGGCTTACACAAATTAACATAATCTCCATTTCATTATCTTAAATCAGTCAACAGCTTCTCTCGACTTTCTCCTCCCAACTTCAGAAGTTTACTGACATCTGGATGTAAAAGTAGCCAGTTCCACAGAGGTAAGTATTCTATTTTTCTGGCAGCTGGTGCTTAGGGAAACCTCTCAGTAGCCTGTAACATGTTGACATCAAAAACCAACCAGACCGCTATCTGAAATCATCTACTTTTcccaagaacacacacacacacacacacacacacacacacacacacacacacacacacacacacacacacacacacacacacacacacacaccccatgtAATTACCTGCTTTTGTGAATCACTCCTGTCACAAACAACTATTTAAGTAAAGTTTTCAACTGTAAGTATGAAAAGCAGCCATGATGGGAATATAATTCCCGCTATGAAGGGTGTGGTTTgaaacaggagacagagacaacagaggtGAGGGGTTCCCGAGGACAAAAATTGACTACAATAGCCTCAAAACACAATAGTAGAAGAACAAATGGCCTTTATAGTGCGCCCAGCCTGCAGACCCTGTGTAGAAGTGAAATGTGAGACTTAGGCAAAGCCTCAACTGTTACAGGGTGAGGAATTTCTCATGCAATGGCTGGCAGGCTGGGACATGATTCAGTCTTTTAATaacatctggaaaaaaaacacaaaaaagaacaTCCTCGCGCCACAAACAGGCTGCCTCACCCCAACCTGTAATAACAGCATTAGGAGGAAAGCCTTGGACGTGCACAGAGGGTAAACACAGCAAAACTCTGCAGCTACTTTGTCTCATCTGTGGGAATCTGTCACTTATTCTGTGTTCTCTTGGTTGGAGTcctttataatttaaaaaaagggataGAAAATAACTTATAGTTGAGCTGCTACTAAATCATTACCTTCATTAGCAATTAAGCTGTCTATTACTTTCTCTAAAATGTCTGAAACTAGTGATCACTGCCCATTATACATTACCAGAGTCCAAGGCAGTGtcttcaaattccttgtttcatccaaccaacagtccaaaccaaagatattcagtttactgtcctgaaaaatcctcacatttttgcttgaaaaatgagtGAAACGATAATAGATTAAATCAGCTTTTCAGCTCTGATTGATTTTGTTGGACATGactttagctaactgtttcaacttttcattgtttttaactaaattgtttttattactttaactTACTATTTCAACTAGCCCAAATCATTTGGGATGACTGGTGGCTCTATCAGATGACATTGAGAGAACAACCAAAACAGGTGATGTTACAGCGAGGGCTTCACTTTTCATTATCTCATCGACAGTCAAATGAGTTAACTTTTTTCAGTCCAACTAAAACACACCCTACAGAACCAAGAAAAGATTGTTCATCATGATATGACTGTAACCAAAACACATGGCAACATCTAATCTCAAGTAAAAGTGCCAACGCCAGTCGAATTTGAATTAGCTACATTATGGTAAACAACTTGAGGTTAAGTGTCAGATTTGTCGAAACGGTGCCCACATCTTGCTTGAGGCCCCCCTGCCCCTTAAATGATGTGAACACACCACTGGTGTGAAGAGTGAACACACCCAGTCAGACAGCAGCCCCAAGCTCTGCACCCTCCAACACTGAGCACACCCAGTAGTTTAAACGTTAAAAACACTTCCCAAATTCCCC contains:
- the LOC139298853 gene encoding sperm acrosome membrane-associated protein 4-like — translated: MNRIILQLFAVGFCFAIGQALQCYKCSLGIGDLCITTKTTCDSGEQCFSGVGKAVGFVDIKRKGCLKVSECNQTKEVNFPATDANSTTLYTMTKTCCETDLCNAAPGLPGHSGLSLAFAIVTALFVANVLV